The DNA segment TTTGTATCTGAATCAAATATTGACTATAGTATTATTAGTTATGAACAAAACATTGATAGAATGAATGGTTACAAATGAAACTgtgaaaataacaaattttgaataaataaattatgttaaTGCACAACTTGTAATAGACCACGAAAAACAAAGCCAACATATTTATTaagtaactaaaatataaatccataaacaatgacaaacaatattatttaaagaagacataaatttgtatttttttctttaaataataatattagttaattaatcagtttttttcctttttcaaaaaaaattatttaaagaagacataaatttgtatttttcttaagtttatatatgattatatttgttattaaaaagATCACAGCGTGACAGAACCAGTTACAATCATAtgcatttgtttatttttattttcagatgAAATGAAATGTAAATAGATACTCATACTCAGTTTTTAATAAGAATTTCTTTGCAATTATTATTGAATTTATTAGTGGGTTATTTTTTGACAAATTTTTTATCAGGCTCTTCAGCCACTCTTTGATTAGCTTCTACTCAAAACCAGAAACAATAGTTTGATATCTTTCTCCTACTGACGTGTTGATTGctttaaagaaaatgaaatatagaaaaatgctTGAGAGATAAAGGTAATGTTCTATTTCTTCTTTCAATAGTGGAAAGGTAATGTTCAAACAAAAAAGTTGAAAGGTTTTGCATCTGacctattaatcaaaacatgaaCGGGGAGAGTCTTCATGTAAGTTGCTGTCAATTTCGTGTAATATGTGGGAACACTGATGATTcctctgcaaaaaaaaagaaagaattaaaacaaaagGAATTCAAACTGCACAACAGaacatcactacaagaaaacacaagttttacgagggcagttttcctcgttacttcgtcgtaaaagcagtgttacgacgaattagcgaggaaacccgtttcgtcgttatacgtttgtcgtaacgcatatatcctcgctaattcgtcgtaagttagcgaggaaataatttcgtcgtaaaagcgaaggaggatatttcgtcgtaaagaccacgtaaagattccacgtaaggacgtcgctaagtttcctcgtaaataccacgaaaagctttcctcgtaaaacccacgtaaataaatactcgtaaaattaacgtaaataccttgagagctttccacgtaaagaaaacGTAAAAACCTTGATAGATTTCCACGTTATTTCCAtgtaaatgtttcctcgtaaaaaccacgttaagcttccacgtaaagaagccgcaaaattagctacgaatttacttcgtttcattattttataaaaatataaaaaattataattataaatataatttaaattatttaaattattaataaaattaaaattctaaaaaaatcaaaaccaaaatattttatatataaataagttttgaattcataatacaataaccgaaattaaaaagaactaagggtggTCGTTAATTAATCGCctcgtagaattcatcactcctcgcctgaacatccgcttcggcatgtgagtcgtcggtcggtgactggcctgggataggattttgttgtcgcatggtcctcaacaaagtcgcccattccggatttgtggccgctacaacgtccaagaagccctcgagtccacccatacgagatcgcagctgagtagactctatacgcagctgagtagactctctacgcagctcttcggactccctacgcagctgagagacttcctcatcccgtcgctgaacataagacgatgtcgctctcggaacatcgttgacggaaccaatccccaacgtccgtcccttttttttagggacaaccttaaaaacaaaaaataaattttgttagtaaaaatttaaagttaaattaaatgaatatttaaaaaaaattaaaattttagaaaatttacctcctcgtaaagcttatccacttcaggtgtggataaggtgacgggtaatccatcggtggactgttgggtcagctgggtctggcgttcttcaacccgagcagccaaatcgttgtagatttgctcggacttgccatctataaatcggcccgccttgttcttgtgggtcctctcgtaaagttgcataagagacgggaattctcccgtctctttggcctaaaaaaacatttaagaaagttgttaattagaatatatataaaaatatactaaaaatttaatataattaaatttttaattaccatttccaaacggacaccggcgtggggtttttggcccgtagtgtgaagcatcggcccgttcccgtgctcatcgactgtgttacgggagttagagcaagactgggcgattctaatggaatcaggaagacgccaatatcggatgaggccatcccagacatccgtggtgagctcagcgggtttgccacgctcataccccttcacgatccagtcacccttccagttggagaccgtgtccaacaagcgaactttcgccttcgcttcaaacttctttctcaccctctcagtgatccccaaggcccaattatatttttgctgttggaaaaaataatttataattagtttttcagaaaaaaatatatatataaataataaaaaaatttaaagatatatatttaattaatagaacttacagcgtaaattttgaaccacgtctttctgacgtagtggggCGTCattttccagttcggatgtgccatggagaagtaaccttttatcgtatcggttacgtccgatgcaagacatccgtcaatcccccacctgaaaaatacaaatttaaaatataaattattttttaaagttataaaagaatttaaaaagaataaaaaaataatgaaacataccataaagttccgtccggtcggtcggggtcgatgactggtaaaccttctctgcctggcagacggagaatgtcctctacggtgtactgcgagtaaggagcactcggaggcaccatcaaatcgggatgaatctcgcccgcgggcatcggaggtgccggcatcgtaggaggcacaggaggaggaggcatcTGGGGAGGCACGTGAagaaccgatggtgcactagaagaaggagatccaatgactctctgagtgtactgagtctcggggacagtctcctgacccgaagaaccgggagctgaagaagacgacgggtctaaacgactacccggctcaccgaacatctctctgtaatgggcagtaagtctaccttttcgaacctgagaaaaaaatttaattttttaaattttcgtgaACATAtacttcccaacattatccacctaatcaacactaaataacataagatccgtaaacctatctaaattccctatactaaccacctaatctatcctaaactaatcaaactagagaggaattagagagacttaccattgctacgaattagggaggaagtggagaggaagtagagaggaaagacggAGCGAGCTCGCTCGGGATATATTTTATCACTTATTCATTTACGAAACTATACACCACCGTTAGACTGAAGATTCATCCagagaagaaaaacaaagaagataGGATCTTGCcgatatcaaaattaaattctGAGAGAGATGAAAGCATTAGTTACTTCATGGGAGAAATTAACAGTTCGAAACCATTTTATAAGCAAATTTGCTGCATAACTGATTTTAATGTAGGATGGTGGAGATCGTGGCAAACAATTAAAAAACTGTTCTTTGTTTACGTTGAGAATAGAGATGAAATCAATTGTTTtgtctgaattttttttaatattttttttttgaaaaatgtaattTCCATATGGCAAACTTTGattggttgaatgacttgtgctttagtatataagagatATGCCAAACTAATTTCAAACGTCTGAGTCAGAGAAAAATTGATCACATTAGCTGCAAAAGTTTCTGGtcatattcataaaacaaaacctTGGAGACATAAGAGCATCTTTGAAGCTAAACCGTTTCACAGTttcttagttttaattttttattttttttttgactaaattttttaaaaaaagtaaactAATCGTGCGCCACCACGTATCGGTGGAACCCGCAAACAGTACAAAAACTTAACTAAAATCAGTCCTTATTTAGTTACTTTTGTCATCAGTTGTTATGGTTTTTGTGGGACCTCCGATTTAAGAAACTCCCTAATAACCCGGGATAAAGATGGTCTAACAATTAGTCATTTTAGCCCCAAAAAACGGAAATGCAACAAAGTTTTCGGAAACAGGAAAATATAATGTCTACTTTGAGGCCCTTTTCTTCAACGATTAAAGCGACTAATCTGTTGATAGTTTTCATCAATAGACTCTTTAACAGCATCAACCACCAGCTGTGTCTTCCGGCTAAtgcttggccaaaacccaacaGGCTTTGCACATTTGTCCTTCATTTCTCCAACCAGCCTGACAAATTCTTTCACCATTCACGCCTCTTGCGGGAGCTCTGTCTTAACCGTTTGTTCACTCGGAGGACTAACCCACGCGGTCACGGGCTTATTGAACCAAGCTTTAGTGCACGTGGTGAACGATGCTTCGGTCTCTTGGAACGGTATAACAAAGTCGTCAACACGAACTAAGCCTTTTGTTCCAATGGCTGATATCTCAATTGTTAGGTTTGCCAAGAAAGAGCCGTATATGGTTGCAGTTCGTCCGTCTTCCCAGGCTCAGAAACGCTCCACACGAGAGAATCACTCCTGACTAGTTCAGGACAGTGCCTAGAGAGGCCGTGACTGTTTTGGGAagctcaaagttgttggctacAAGGGCTGCTCGGATTGCGTACCATCCAAGGTCTCCGAGCGCACCAAGACCATCAAAGATATAGTCTTCGGCGAGATATAAGAGAGTGGTGATAGAGAGAAAACCAGGAGCAAAGACAGCGACATGCGTAGAGCTTTGAAGAGTCGAAAAAGAAAACACTACCTCTAATGGAGGGACCCAATAAAAAATTAGCAGTTTCTTCGTTTTGTGGGAAGATTagcttaaacaaaaaataaacgtTCATAAAATAGTATACCCTAATGCCCACCAACCAATtgcaattttaaaaactatttaatcAGATGATATACAATAATGTAAAAATCAAATCGATCTTTTGCATGCTGCAAAACAATTTGAAACCTGAATATTGTAAAAAGAACACTGCTCTTTTCAGAGAATCATAGCAACCATGGAATGAAACATGCTTGGGAAATAAGATAACAGAATCACTCAAGAGATTAATCGTATCATCTTCAGAACAATGTCAAATTTATACGACTTTcaatttgattcaaaatattagttcaaaaacaaaatcaaaacacGACATTTGAGAGAATAACTCCAGACCAAACTGACCAATACtcataaatcaatatttttttccaagTATATTTCCagaaataataaacttttaatgATGATATGGACTCCGGACAATCCAAATTGCAATCCCTCAAAAAAGCTCTTATAATCTACATGAAGTCGAAATCGTCCATGGCATCATAAGGACCAGCCACTAGATCGTCATTGGCCTTATCTACAATCAGTTGTTTCTTTTTCCCACCTGatcatcacaaaaaaaaaaggattcacACTCAACTTCAGAATAACGAAATCTACAAATATATAACCCAACAATTAAAAGGTGAGTGTCAATGGACATACCAGTCTTCTTTCTGCCAGCAGCAGCTTCTTTCTCTGCCTTGAGTTTTTCATTAGCTATAGCTGTAACGGAGGAAGCAACATCTTTAACATCTGCTGCCTTCATGTTGGTCACGGAAAGTCTCATGACTGCTTTGAGTAGCGCAATATAATGATAACTTTTCTGCAAGCAGAAACCAAAACATAAGCTCAACAAGCGTTTACTATTAAGCAAAGGAGAACAAAGGCTACGCAAACATACCTCATATGGTTTAAGCTTATGAGAAATCATTTCAGCATATTCCAAAAAATCGCTTTCAGACTTGGGGATGAACACATCAAGTTTTTTCTCTTCATCCTTCGTTCCAAATAGCTCAGCAGTTGCCTTGTAGTCAGCTTCTTCAACAAGCCTGTGAGAGAAAGGACATAATGCATaagaacacacacacacagcttTGGTCTATTTATTAAATCTTTGTCTCAACAAAATAGAAGATTAATATACCTCTGCATGCGAAGTTTCTCAGAGATGGGATCTAAAGGTTCTTCCTTTGGTGCTTGTTTTGGAACATCGGCTGCTTTACCCTTCTTTTCAACAGCTTTGGATGCTGCTTTCTTAGGAGGAGTCTTCTCCGTAGCAGGCTTAACAGGAGCAGGTTCGTCaacatcatcatcgtcatcccAAGAGTCCTTAATATCATTCTCATCTACATCCTCGTCGTCCCAGTTACTTTTAAGCTCAACTTTAGCTGGAATTGGTGCAAGTTGCTCATCCTCTGTAatgatcaaataaaaaaaactataagcaatcaaaactccaaaaagttTCCCAAGTGAATCAATTTTGTAATGTAATTAGAGATAGTAATAATAATGAAAGCATAAACTTACCCCAATCATCCATAATTGCTGCTAGTTATCGAGTAAAATTTCAAGCTGAGATCTGAATCCAACTGTAAAACCTGTCAGACATAAACATAAGCATCAGAATCAGACAAAACATACTTGTTCTGCATATAAGGAGAAACACAACACAAATCGGGCATACTAATCTACAATCTGATGGGTTTCTGTAGCACAAAGTGATGATGAACTAAGGAAACCAATAAATCTAAACATAATCACGATAAGGAATATGAATCGAGAATTACATAATCGTACCCAGCTATGTCTCAATTCGAGaagcaaaaaaaacataagcatGGGCAACTTAAAGGAAAAACACAACAGAGATCAACTACAGCTttaaaagaagatattttttttaagataacaTACCGAGACGAGAAGAGTTACTgcagaggaagatgaagaagcgtAGTTCGTTGGATGAGATCGGGCTCCGATGTAAAGAGGCGATAGGCTTTTAAACGGCTTGGGGGGTTCCTGGTTTCGgtggatttagggtttttttttaaaaaaattcctcTTCTCTTTTGATTTATGTCTTTTTCTAAAAGTCTTTCCTTTTTacgcaaagaaaaaaaaaagaaaagtatggCCTAGCCGAAAAtctcacaattttttttgtcgtctTCTCGGTTAGATTCATATGGTCGAACCGGACTCACAAGTGTCCCGaatataatttccttttttcaaATTAGGTTtctttcaattttctttttgaaattttaatttgattaaaattgtgttgtttagtacaaagggaaaaaataagaaattagtATTAGGGTGCTGCTATTGTTCAGATGAGGGTGCTGCTATTCTTCATAAAGTCCTATGGAGTGATTGATCTCTTGCTCAGTTTGTATTAAGAAATCTGACTAGTTTTAGTCTATTGAGAGCATCTCCAactatattctatttttcattctaaaataaaGTTTAGAGTAAAGAATGCTCCAATAATACTAtatttctcactctataatagaatgaaaaataggtttactccaaatatagagtaatttgtttttttttgttcttcactctattttttactttaaaatagaatatcattggagcaaactcaaactctattatagaactattttattttagagtaaaaaatagagtaaccCATTGGAAATGGTCTAACTTTTTGTTCTATTATCTCATGTTTCTGAATTCACTTAGTCAGCGGCAATGTAAAGTTATGGTTTATTTGTTCTGTTTAGATGTCCTATCCTTTCAGCTTAAGTTTCCCAATGTTGGGTTTAGTTTCCGGAGATCGTTGTGTTGTGTGTTATGCCGGTTTTAGTGTTTCCCCATGTATCCTTCAATGTTATCAATGAAAATCttcagataagaaaaaaaaaatcggatgTGTCAGAGGCTCTGGTTGGA comes from the Brassica napus cultivar Da-Ae chromosome A7, Da-Ae, whole genome shotgun sequence genome and includes:
- the LOC111199293 gene encoding eukaryotic translation initiation factor 3 subunit J-like; this translates as MDDWEDEQLAPIPAKVELKSNWDDEDVDENDIKDSWDDDDDVDEPAPVKPATEKTPPKKAASKAVEKKGKAADVPKQAPKEEPLDPISEKLRMQRLVEEADYKATAELFGTKDEEKKLDVFIPKSESDFLEYAEMISHKLKPYEKSYHYIALLKAVMRLSVTNMKAADVKDVASSVTAIANEKLKAEKEAAAGRKKTGGKKKQLIVDKANDDLVAGPYDAMDDFDFM